The sequence below is a genomic window from Deltaproteobacteria bacterium.
TAGCGTCGATGGCGCCGGAGCGCAGCGCCGCTAGACGCGTCGGACTTTCGCCGGTGACGATGATCTTCACGTCTTTGTCCGGCTCCATGCCGAAATGGCGCACCGCCACACGCGATAAATAGTCGACGGTGCCGGCGACGGAATCGACGCCGATGACTTTGTTCCTGAGATCCTTGGCTGACTGGATCGTCGAACGCGCGACGAGAACGTGCAACGGCCGATGCGCGATGCCGACGACGTTTTTAATCGGCACGCCGGTAACCGCGGCGCGCAGCGCCGAACCCCACGCTAACAAATAATCGATGTCGCCAGAGATCAACGCCTTGACGCCCAGCGCCGGCTGCATCTGGACTTTATCGACGTCGATGCCTTCGTCTTTGTAGAATCCCTTGCGCGTCGCCACTACCACGGGAAACTCGAACAAGCCGCGGCTCGGCGTGGCGATGGATACGCGCTCGGCGGCGGGCGCGGAGCTGACGGCAAGTAGGGACAGCAGCGTGAATGCGAATAGGTGGTTGATAATTGCCCTTATCATCGCGGTCACCTCACCGTTTATTCCATGCGCACATTTTTCTTGAAGTCGTACATGGTCGAGTAGTCGCTTTCGTACGTGCAAGAGATGCGATCCCGTGGCCAGCCGCCGGCGAAGCATTTTTTTAGAAAACTCATCATCAATTTCCATGCGTCGTTAGCCGCCGCCTTGCGGTAACGTCCCGGCATGGTGTCGTTGAGCCAGCCGTGGGGCGCGTCGCGATAAATGCGCATGTGGCAGCTCTTCTTGTACTTTTCAAAACAGTTGCGAAAGCGCGCGACATCGTCGACGGAAATAATATGATCCGCCTCGCCAAAGACGCCGAGCACCGGGCAGTGCACGCGCGCGACCAGTTGATCGATGGGCGTCGGCCGCAGTTCATTGCCGAGCCATTCTTTGCCGCCGATGGCGCCGTAGAGCACAACCACGCCGGCGATGTCATCACGGTTGGCCACGACCAGCACCGGCTGGCGGCCGGTTTGGCAAACCCCGATGATGCCGATCTTCGAGCTGTCGACTTCCTTGAGCCGTTTTAAATACTCTACCGCTGCGTTCAAATCCGCCAACGCGCCGGCGTCGGTGAGATCGACACGCTGTTCGCCGCGCAGCACCGCTTGGCGATCGCCGGTGAAACGGTGAAACAAGTCCGGCGCCAGGCCGACGAAACCCGCCTGGGCCAACTTGGCGGTCAAATCTTTGGTGTGCTGATCGACGCCGTAGCGCTCGTGCAGAATGATCACCGCCGGCCGCTTGCCTTTGCCCTTGGGCAACGCCCGCGCGGCGCTGATGCCGCCGCCGTATTTGATCATCGTCGTTGCGCCGCCCGGTGATTTTTTAACCGCCATCGTTACCTCCGCATGAACTGAGAATTTGCTTACTTTGTAATCCGGCCAAGCTTATCCTTGGCCTGACGAACGAGTCAAGGCGGGCGCCACCGCTTGTCGGAGCGCCCGTCTCGCCGTATATTCGCCACTGTGAACCTTCAAGATGGCTCGAATATCGTCGCCGATTTAGTCACCATCGGCAGAAAATCCGGCCTTCCGCACCCGGTGGAACTCCGCTTTCTCTATCATCAAGGCAGTTTCTACGCGACCTCAAGCCGTGTGGCAAGCAAACATTGGTGTCAGAACCTGCTCAAAAACCCGGCCGTCGAAATCCGCGCCAAAGGTGAAACAGTCTCCTGCACCGCCACACAGATAACCGACGAAAAGCGCCGGCGCCAGATCCTCACCCTGCGCGACCCGAAACCCGATCTCAACCGGGTAGTCTTCGAGATCACACCGAAGCCTTAGCGCCACCCTCCCTGAAGTCTCCCTTCGTAAAGGGAGATTTAGAGGGATTTTCCTCGCGTCAGCAAGGCAATTGCAACAAACCGTAGCGCGCTTACTTTTTCGTCTCTTCTTTTTGCTCGGGCGCCTTCTTATCCAAATTTTCTCCGGCTTTGATCATGCCTTCGACCATCGCCTTCTCTTTTTTCATGCCTTCTTGAATGATTTTCTGGGCGTCTTTCGCGGCCTCAGTGGAATCTTTCTTCTCACCGCAGGCCGAGAGGGCGGCAATCGTGCCGACGATCAAAATCATACCGATTAGCTTAGTCATGCTTACCTCCAGATTTTTTGCTCCACTTGGGAGATAACAGCAATCTCGCCGCCGGCGCAAGGCTTGGCGCCGGATCGTTAGTTTTACTGATTTTCGCCCGGCCATCTGCTAGTCTGAGCCGATCATGGGAGCAGCGAAACAACTCATCGCAGTGATAATCCTGTTGGCGCTCCTGTTTGTCCGCACCGCCCACGTTGAGGCTCAGGCGCCTGGCAAACTCAAAATCGGCAACAATCTAACCGTCAGCGAATTGGGCGTATGGCGGACGATCCACAAAGGTGTCGAGTTTCGGACAATCGTCGTCGAACGGGGTGAGCCCAAATATCAAATGGAGCTCAAGCTGGTACGCTTTGACAGCAAACTGATTACCGTGAAAATCTTGGCCAGCAGCGATTTCTCGCTAAAGAGCGCCAGCGCCAAAACCTTCGTCGAGAAAAGCGGCGTCCTGGCGGCGATCAACGCCAATTATTTCGACGAAAAGGGCCGGCCGCTGGCCTATTTGAAAACGCTTAACCATGAAATCAATCGCAGCGTCTCCAAGCATGGGCTTTACACCGGCGTTTTCGCAGTGCGCGACGGCGCGCCGGTGATCATCCACCGCGACGAGTTTCAACCGGCTCAAGCCGGCGAAGCGCTGCAATCCGGCCCATTATTGTTAAATCGCGGCACGCCGGTGGAAACCATGCGCGGCCTCGGCCGCTACGCCCGCCGCGCCTTCGTCGGCATCGACAAGGACGGACGGACCATCGTTGGCGTCACCGACGCCGTGCTCGGCGGCTTGAGCTTCGCCGAGTTACAAGAACTTTTCGTCATTCCAAAAGCCCAGCTCGAAATCTCCGACCTGCTCAACCTAGACGGCGGCGGCTCGGCCCAGCTCCATATCAAAGCCGGCAAGTTCGAAGAATCGGTGCTGGGCACCACCGAAGTCCCGGTTGCCATCGGCTTCTTCAGCAAATCTAATTGATCAGCGAACGCGTCGAATAAGAACTCACCGCAGAGGCGCTGAGAACGCAAAGGTGAAAACAAAAAAACCTCTGCGATCTCTGTGTCTCCTCGGTGGAAATTCATTCCAGGGAGAAAAAGGCGATGCGGCTCCAGCTGAGCGCGTGGTCCGGGAGGATGCCGAGATAGAGTGTGCCGATCACGGCGATTCCGATGGCGACATAGACGAATGGCGCTTGGCGAAAGCTTTTGCCTTCGGCGCCGCCCTCTTCCATGTACATGGCGACGATCACGCGCAGATAGTAGACCACCGATAGCAAACTGTTGAGCACGCCGATGATCGCGAGATTCAAATGGCCGGCGAGCACCGCCGAGCGAAACACGTAGAACTTTCCAGTGAAACCGGCCAGCGGTGGAAAACCGGCGAGGGACAGCATGAACAAGGTCATGGCGAAGGCGATAAACGGCCGCTTGGCGCCGAGCCCGGCGAAATCGCTGTAGCCCTCGCGCCGCTCGTCTTCTTCCGCCAGCGAACTCAGCACGGCGAAGGCGCCGAGAGTCATGAACGAGTAAGCCAACAGATAAAACAGCAGCGGCAAGCCGCCCCACTCGACGCCGACGACGACGGGGATGAGCAAATAACCGGCGTGGGCGATGCTCGAGTAGGCGAGCATGCGCTTGACGCTCGACTGAGTGATCGCCAGTAAATTACCCAAGGTCATGGTCGCGATGGTGATAATCCAAAGCGGAAAGACCCAGTCGCTTTCCAGCGGCGCCAGTTTGTACATCAGGATGCGCGCCCAAGCGGCGAAGGCGGCGGCCTTGACCGCCACTGACATGAAGCCGGTCACCGGTGTCGGCGCCCCTTCGTAAACATCCGGCACCCAAAAATGAAACGGCACGGCGCCGATCTTGAAGGCGAAACCGATCAGCAATAGCAAACCGCCGCCGATTAAATATAGCGGCCAATCGCTCGGCTGGTCGAGCATGTAGGCACTGATCTGAGTCAGATTGGTCGAACCGGTGGAGCCGTAGATCAAGGCGATGCCGTAGAGCAAGAAGCCGGTAGCGAAGGCGCCCATGACGAAGTATTTCATCGCCGCTTCGCTCGCCCGCGCGCTCGCCCGCCACATGCCGGTGAGCACGTAGACCGCCATCGACATGGTTTCGAGACCGAGAAAAAACACCATCAGATCGTTGGCCGACGCCATGACGATCATGCCGACCGTGGCGAACAAAATCAGGGCGTAAAATTCGCCCTCGCGCAGATGCAGTTGGCGGATGTAATGAATCGACGAGAGAATCGTCAACGCCGCAGCGAGCAAAAAGATCAGCGTGAAAAACAGCGCGAAGTTGTCGAGCACGATGCTGTCGTTGAACGCGCTCTCCTGGCGCCCGGTGAGCAGCAGGCCGACTTCCGCCGCGGCCAGGCCGATGCCGACCAAACTGTAAAACGCTAAGACGTCGCGGGACTCGCCCTCTTCGATGAATAAATCGCGGCCGATGACCACCAAGGCGGTGACCAGGATTTGAATCGCGGGGAGCAGCGGCGTGAGATTAACGTCCATCTGGGTTCTGCTCTCCGCTGGTTTGAGGATCGGCGACCACCGCCGGCAACACCGGCACGGCGAGGATTTTTTTCAAAGTTAATTCAACGCTCGGCTGCAAACGACTTAAGATCGGCTGCGGGTAGACCCCCATGAGCACGATAAGAAAAAGAATCGGCGCGAGGACGATCAATTCGCGGCCATTCAAATCGTGCAGCTTTTGGTTTTCCGGATTGTCGAGCGGTCCAAAGATCACCCGGCGAAACATCCAGAGCATGTAGATCGCACCGAGAATCACCCCGCTGGTCGCCACGCCGGTCCACAAGGGCGCGACCCGGAAGGAGCCGAGCAAAATCAAAAACTCACCGACGAAGCCGTTTAGGCCGGGCAAGCCGATGGACGAAAAAGTGACGACGAGTAGAATCGACGAGAAAACCGGCAGCTGTTGCCACAAGCCGCCGAATTCGGCGATCGCGCGCGTGTGGCGCCGGTCGTAGATCATGCCGACCAAGAGAAACAGCGCGCCGGTGGACAAACCATGATTGAGCATTTGATAGATCGCGCCCTGGACTCCTTGGAGATTGAGCGCGCACAGGCCGAGCATGATAAAGCCCATGTGGCTTACCGATGAATAGGCGACCAGCTTTTTGATATCGCTTTGCATCATCGCGACCAGCGCGCCATAGACAATGCCGATGACGGAGAGCGCGGTCAGACACGGCAACGCCGCCAGCGCCGCGTCGGGAAACAGCGGCATGGCGAAACGGAGAAAACCGTAGATGCCAAGTTTCAAGAGCACGCCGGCGAGAATCACCGAACCGGCGGTGGGCGCTTCGACATGGGCATCGGGCAGCCAAGTGTGAAATGGAAACAGCGGCACTTTGATCGCAAACGAAAGCGCGAAAGCGAAAAACAACCAGCTCTGCTGTGCCAAGGGCAAACGCAAGTTGTAGAGTTGCAGTAAATCGAAGCTCAGGACTTGGGACTCCTGGGCATAGCGCGTCGCCAAATAAATAATCGCCACCAGCATCAGTAAGCTGCCGGCCATAGTGTAAATGACGAATTTCAAGGCCGCGTAAATCCGCCGCGTGCCGCCCCACACACCGATGAGAAAGTACATCGGCACCAACATCACTTCCCAAAAAACATAAAATAGAAACAGATCCAGCGCCACGAAGGCGCCGAGCATGCCGGTCTCCAAGAGCAGCATAAAGATCAGATATTCTTTGACCCGCTCTTTGACCGACCAAGAGGCCAAGAGCGCCAATGGCATGAGAAAAGTCGTCAGCAAGATAAGAAAAAGACTGATGCCGTCGATGCCGACGATATATTGAATGCCGAAGCTCGGCATCCAGGCGACGCGCTCGAGCAACTGCATGGCGCCGTTGTTCGCGTCGAACAGGTTAAAGACTTGCAACGAACAGATAAATTCCGCCGCCGCCGCCGATAGCGCAACGGTAAACAGCGCACAGCTTTGGCGCCGCGGCATGAATAGTAACAACGCCGCCCCCAGCGCTGGGATGGCGAGAATAACGGTGAGAATGCCGAAGCCTTGGGTTGCCATGATTACAACTGTCCGAGAAAGTACGCTAGTAGCGCCAGCACGCCGGTCAAAAACATCGCCGCGTAGTGTTGCACGTTGCCGCTCTGCAAGCCGCGCCAGATGGTGCTAAAACCGCGCGCGGTAAACGCCACGCCATTGACCGTGCCGTCGATCACCCAGGGATCGACGAAGCGGGCGAAGAAACTAGAGAGCGCCGTGAACGGCCGGACGAAAATCAAGTCATAGAGTTCGTCGATGTAGAATTTGTTGAGCGACAAACGATAGAGCAAACCTCCGTCGGTTTCGCTCGGCGCGCCGGCGCGGCCGTACTTAAAGTAAGCGAGAGCGATGCTGGCGAGAATGACCGCGAAGGTCAGCCCCGTAACGATCAACTCGGTGCTCAATGCATCGTGGTGCGCCTCGGCTGAGCCGAACAGCGGCTGCAGCCAGCGATCCCAGCGGCTGCCCCACAGATATTCCGGCGCGCCCAACCAGCCGGTGAAGATCGAACCGACGGCAAGGATAATTAGCGGCAGCGTCATCACCGCCGGCGATTCATGGAGATGCGCCTTAGTATGATCATCGGCGCGACACTCGCCGTGAAACACCATGAACAGCTGGCGAAACATGTAGAACGCCGTCATGCCCGCGGTAATTACACCGACAGCCCAAAGCACAACGGCGCCATGACTGAAAGTTTGCCAGAGAATTAAGTCCTTGGAGAAAAAGCCGGCGGTGAAAGGAATCCCGGCCAACGCCAGTGTCGCGATCACATAAGTCCAGTAGGTCACCGGCATATGCGCTTTGAGCCCGCCCATTTTGCGCATGTCCTGCTCGCC
It includes:
- a CDS encoding ABC transporter substrate-binding protein; this translates as MEIDDEFSKKMLRRRLATGSHLLHVRKRLLDHVRLQEKCAHGINGEVTAMIRAIINHLFAFTLLSLLAVSSAPAAERVSIATPSRGLFEFPVVVATRKGFYKDEGIDVDKVQMQPALGVKALISGDIDYLLAWGSALRAAVTGVPIKNVVGIAHRPLHVLVARSTIQSAKDLRNKVIGVDSVAGTVDYLSRVAVRHFGMEPDKDVKIIVTGESPTRLAALRSGAIDATPIDVAFAVKAEDEGFKRLVYLGDLIELPLSGMAVTDHKLQTQRDQVRRVVRATVRGTRYFKQNRNETVLMLADYLKITPAQAARAYDTSLNSFSDDGMISDKGVNLDVQLTKERLKMTKDIPLSQLVDWSLVREIK
- a CDS encoding dienelactone hydrolase family protein, with product MAVKKSPGGATTMIKYGGGISAARALPKGKGKRPAVIILHERYGVDQHTKDLTAKLAQAGFVGLAPDLFHRFTGDRQAVLRGEQRVDLTDAGALADLNAAVEYLKRLKEVDSSKIGIIGVCQTGRQPVLVVANRDDIAGVVVLYGAIGGKEWLGNELRPTPIDQLVARVHCPVLGVFGEADHIISVDDVARFRNCFEKYKKSCHMRIYRDAPHGWLNDTMPGRYRKAAANDAWKLMMSFLKKCFAGGWPRDRISCTYESDYSTMYDFKKNVRME
- a CDS encoding nitroreductase family deazaflavin-dependent oxidoreductase produces the protein MSERPSRRIFATVNLQDGSNIVADLVTIGRKSGLPHPVELRFLYHQGSFYATSSRVASKHWCQNLLKNPAVEIRAKGETVSCTATQITDEKRRRQILTLRDPKPDLNRVVFEITPKP
- a CDS encoding phosphodiester glycosidase family protein, which gives rise to MGAAKQLIAVIILLALLFVRTAHVEAQAPGKLKIGNNLTVSELGVWRTIHKGVEFRTIVVERGEPKYQMELKLVRFDSKLITVKILASSDFSLKSASAKTFVEKSGVLAAINANYFDEKGRPLAYLKTLNHEINRSVSKHGLYTGVFAVRDGAPVIIHRDEFQPAQAGEALQSGPLLLNRGTPVETMRGLGRYARRAFVGIDKDGRTIVGVTDAVLGGLSFAELQELFVIPKAQLEISDLLNLDGGGSAQLHIKAGKFEESVLGTTEVPVAIGFFSKSN
- a CDS encoding NADH-quinone oxidoreductase subunit N, encoding MDVNLTPLLPAIQILVTALVVIGRDLFIEEGESRDVLAFYSLVGIGLAAAEVGLLLTGRQESAFNDSIVLDNFALFFTLIFLLAAALTILSSIHYIRQLHLREGEFYALILFATVGMIVMASANDLMVFFLGLETMSMAVYVLTGMWRASARASEAAMKYFVMGAFATGFLLYGIALIYGSTGSTNLTQISAYMLDQPSDWPLYLIGGGLLLLIGFAFKIGAVPFHFWVPDVYEGAPTPVTGFMSVAVKAAAFAAWARILMYKLAPLESDWVFPLWIITIATMTLGNLLAITQSSVKRMLAYSSIAHAGYLLIPVVVGVEWGGLPLLFYLLAYSFMTLGAFAVLSSLAEEDERREGYSDFAGLGAKRPFIAFAMTLFMLSLAGFPPLAGFTGKFYVFRSAVLAGHLNLAIIGVLNSLLSVVYYLRVIVAMYMEEGGAEGKSFRQAPFVYVAIGIAVIGTLYLGILPDHALSWSRIAFFSLE
- a CDS encoding NADH-quinone oxidoreductase subunit M; this encodes MATQGFGILTVILAIPALGAALLLFMPRRQSCALFTVALSAAAAEFICSLQVFNLFDANNGAMQLLERVAWMPSFGIQYIVGIDGISLFLILLTTFLMPLALLASWSVKERVKEYLIFMLLLETGMLGAFVALDLFLFYVFWEVMLVPMYFLIGVWGGTRRIYAALKFVIYTMAGSLLMLVAIIYLATRYAQESQVLSFDLLQLYNLRLPLAQQSWLFFAFALSFAIKVPLFPFHTWLPDAHVEAPTAGSVILAGVLLKLGIYGFLRFAMPLFPDAALAALPCLTALSVIGIVYGALVAMMQSDIKKLVAYSSVSHMGFIMLGLCALNLQGVQGAIYQMLNHGLSTGALFLLVGMIYDRRHTRAIAEFGGLWQQLPVFSSILLVVTFSSIGLPGLNGFVGEFLILLGSFRVAPLWTGVATSGVILGAIYMLWMFRRVIFGPLDNPENQKLHDLNGRELIVLAPILFLIVLMGVYPQPILSRLQPSVELTLKKILAVPVLPAVVADPQTSGEQNPDGR